AGCAACATGATCCATACTGTCTCCAGCGTGTGTCAAGGTTGCTCGCATGGTTCCATGTTTACGGATAATCTTTGTAAGCGCACGTGTATCAATTCCTGAAATACCAGGAATTTTCTTAGCTTTCAAGAACTCATCCAGCGTCATTTGATTCCGCCAGTTACTTGCTCTACGTGCCTCTTCGAAGACTACAACACCCTTACAGGTTGGGCTGATAGATTCGTAGTCATCACGGTTAATCCCATAATTCCCCACCAATGGATAAGTGAAGGTCAAAATTTGTCCATTATAAGACTGGTCTGTAATGGATTCTTGATAGCCTGTCATCCCTGTATTAAAGACGATTTCCCCTGTTACATCAATATCTGCACCGAAGGCTTTACCTTCAAAAACTGTGCCATCTTCTAAAACTAGAAGTCGTTTTGTCATATTCTCACCTCTCGTGGACGCTCACTGGCGTCTTTTAACGTTTTGTGTCTTATTTGGCTTTTCTACTTGCCAATACGGATTCTAAAATTGCCATTCGAACAAAGACTCCATTGGTCATTTGTTGGACAATACGTGACTTTGGAGCTTCAACCAAGTGGTCAGCAATTTCTACATCCCGATTTACTGGAGCTGGATGCATAATGATTGCTTCTTCTTTTAATCGATTATAGCGCTCTTGGTTCAAGCCATGTTGAGCATGATAATCTTCTTTTGAGAAGATTACTCCACTTTCGTGGCGTTCATGTTGAACCCGAAGCAACATCAAAACATCCACCTGGTCAACAATCTCATCAATGGTTACAAACTGTCCATAGTCCGCAAATTCTTGACTTCGCCACTCTTCAGGTCCTGCAAAGTAGAGCTCTGCACCTAAACGTTTCAAAATCTGCATATTGGATTTGGCAACTCGTGAGTGGTCCAAGTCTCCAGCAATCGCGACCTTGAGTCCTTCAAAATGTCCGAATTCTTCGTAAATGGTCATTAAATCAAGCAGACTCTGACTAGGATGTTGTCCTGATCCGTCGCCACCGTTGATAATCGAAGTCGTGATCGTCGGACTCGCAATCAATTCTCTGTAGTAATCAACCTCTGGGTGCCGAATAACGCAGACATCTACACCAAGTGCTGACAAAGTCAGGATGGTATCATAGAGTGTCTCACCCTTGTTGACTGAACTTGTCTTTACATCAAAGTCAAGTCGTTCCAATCCTAGTTTGATCTCAGCAACTTCAAATGATTTATGCGTTCTTGTCGAATTTTCAAAGAAAAGATTTGAAACAATGGGATGGTCTTCGTAAGGCAACTGAGCTCCATTTTTAAACTCAATCCCTCGTTTAATCAATTTCATAACCTGATCCACAGTGAGATCTTCCATGGACACCACATGTTTCATTGCTTGTTGATTTTCTGACATGGCTACTCCTTTAGCTATTAAGCTTCTTCAGTAATCAAAACTCTATCTTGGCCATCAAGTTCTGTCATCTCAACGATGATTTCTTCCGAACGACTGGTTGGAATATTTTTCCCAACGTAATCTGGACGAATTGGCAATTCTCTGTGTCCACGGTCAACTAACACCGCAAGACTCACGCGCGCTGGGCGACCATGTCCGACAATGTTATCAATAGCAG
The window above is part of the Streptococcus sp. Marseille-Q6470 genome. Proteins encoded here:
- a CDS encoding aspartate carbamoyltransferase catalytic subunit; the protein is MSENQQAMKHVVSMEDLTVDQVMKLIKRGIEFKNGAQLPYEDHPIVSNLFFENSTRTHKSFEVAEIKLGLERLDFDVKTSSVNKGETLYDTILTLSALGVDVCVIRHPEVDYYRELIASPTITTSIINGGDGSGQHPSQSLLDLMTIYEEFGHFEGLKVAIAGDLDHSRVAKSNMQILKRLGAELYFAGPEEWRSQEFADYGQFVTIDEIVDQVDVLMLLRVQHERHESGVIFSKEDYHAQHGLNQERYNRLKEEAIIMHPAPVNRDVEIADHLVEAPKSRIVQQMTNGVFVRMAILESVLASRKAK